The region AAATATAACCCTTGCTTCTGGAATAAAATACATTGGTAATATCAAACACTATATTACAGATTCTTTTGATCCTTTAAAAAAAGAAGATACTATTGTCTCTGACTCTTATTTGCTTGTAGACAGTAGAATCTCAAGCCAATACAAAGATTTTAATTTAAGTTTTGCCGTAAACAATGTTTTTGATAAAACCCCAGAAATTGATCCAACTATTGTACGAAGCACTTTTTTACAAGGAAGAACCTATAATATAGCTATGACTTACAAATTCTAAAGCATATTTATTTAATTATTACAAACTTTATTTTTACTGTTTAAAAATAAAGTTTTGTATTTCAGATTTATATATTTTGAATTATTTCTGTCTTGTTTTATTGTATAAAAATTCTAAAACAGTAGAAATACTTCTTGTATAAGGGGCATCAAGGCCTTGTACTTCACAGTATTTAATCACACTTCCACAAATTTCTTCTAATTCTAAATCTTTATTATTGTTTTTATCTATCCACATGGAGGGTTTAATTGAATCGAATTTTTTCATTAATTCAAACATTTCATCAACCTCTTTTTGTGTTATTCCTAAATTTAATGCTTTAGATGCAATTCCTGCTTCTTGCATTAATCCATATACAAGTTTAGAGGTTTTTTGGTTGTTTATTAAAACACCCGATTTCTCTTCTAAGAGTGCACAAGAAGCACTTACTCCATTATTAATAATTAGTTTAAGCCACAACTCTTTTATTATATTCTTTGAAAGTATTGTTTGAGTTGGCGTTTCATCTAATATTTTTTTTAAGTTATTTAGAAAAATTTGATTTTCCTTATTAGGTACTAATGCACCTAAAATAGTCTCCACTTCGCCTTGGGATTCTACTAATCCAGGCTTTACTATATGAGCGGCAATCAAACGTGTTAACCCACCAATAATAAACTCTTTTTTTATATTTGTACTAAGTATATTCTCATTTTCAACCCCATTTTGTAAAGATACAATATAAGGAATTTTTACTGAGTCTTTAAACCAAGAAGACAATTCTAAAGAAATTTTTTCTGTTGACATAGATTTTGTTGTAAGAAAAATAACATCAATGTTTGAAAAGTCTTTTTTTATTAGCTCTTGCATTGAACAAACATTTATATTTTTTTCAATCCTAAATTTAGGATGATTTAATATGAGTGTATTATTTTGTAAATATTCTAGAGTTTGGCCTCTTGATACAAACTGTACCTGATGTTTTTGCTCTTGCAATAAAAGCCCATAAAAACTCCCAATACCACCTACTCCAATAACAACAATATTCATAAAAATCCTTGAATAATTTTTAAGTGTATTATATATAAATAGAGTATAATTCAAATAAAAAAGGTAGATTTTGTTAAGACTTGGTTCAAACTCAATAACACGTGCAAATATATTAAACAGTTTTGATATCAATTTTGTTCAAAACGGTGGAAGTTTTGATGAAGATTCTATTAAAACTAAAGATCCAAAAAGTTTTGTTTACCAAGCAACACTAGGAAAATACAAAGAATTGTACGCTAAATATGGTGTTAATGATATGCCCCTTTTAGTTGCCGATTCAGTTGT is a window of Campylobacteraceae bacterium DNA encoding:
- a CDS encoding 2-dehydropantoate 2-reductase, whose protein sequence is MNIVVIGVGGIGSFYGLLLQEQKHQVQFVSRGQTLEYLQNNTLILNHPKFRIEKNINVCSMQELIKKDFSNIDVIFLTTKSMSTEKISLELSSWFKDSVKIPYIVSLQNGVENENILSTNIKKEFIIGGLTRLIAAHIVKPGLVESQGEVETILGALVPNKENQIFLNNLKKILDETPTQTILSKNIIKELWLKLIINNGVSASCALLEEKSGVLINNQKTSKLVYGLMQEAGIASKALNLGITQKEVDEMFELMKKFDSIKPSMWIDKNNNKDLELEEICGSVIKYCEVQGLDAPYTRSISTVLEFLYNKTRQK